In a genomic window of Lycium ferocissimum isolate CSIRO_LF1 chromosome 9, AGI_CSIRO_Lferr_CH_V1, whole genome shotgun sequence:
- the LOC132030647 gene encoding UDP-glucose 4-epimerase GEPI48-like isoform X2, which translates to MSKSILVTGGAGYIGSHTVLQLLLGGYKTVVIDNLDNSSEIAIKRVKEIAGEYGHNLSFHKVDLRDKPAIEEIFRSNKFDAVIHFAGLKAVGESVEKPLMYYDNNLIGTITLLKVMAAHGCKRLFIEEICRDVQNADSEWKIILLRYFNPVGAHPSGKIGEDPRGIPNNLMPFVQQVAVGRRKELTVYGTDYKTKDGTGVRDYIHVVDLADGHIAALQKLSDPSIGCEVYNLGTGKGTSVFEMVAAFEKASGKKIPLVMSGRRPGDAEIVYAATEKAERELKWKAKYGIEEMCRDQWNWAKKNPYGYDGTPESNNCH; encoded by the exons ATGTCGAAGAGTATACTTGTGACAGGGGGTGCAGGGTATATTGGGAGTCATACAGTGTTGCAATTGTTGCTTGGTGGATATAAAACTGTTGTGATTGAtaatttggataattcttctgAAATTGCTATTAAAAGGGTTAAAGAAATTGCTGGTGAATATGGCCATAATCTCTCCTTTCataag GTGGATCTTCGTGATAAGCCTGCAATTGAGGAGATTTTCCGGTCTAACAA ATTTGATGCTGTTATCCATTTTGCTGGACTAAAAGCTGTTGGTGAAAGTGTTGAGAAACCTCTGATGTACTATGACAACAACCTTATTGGAACAATTACCCTCTTGAAAGTTATGGCAGCGCATGGATGCAAAAGG CTCTTCATCGAAGAAATATGCCGTGATGTACAAAACGCCGACTCTGAATGGAAAATCATATTGTTGCGGTACTTTAATCCTGTTGGTGCTCATCCAAGTGGCAAAATTGGTGAAGATCCACGAGGAATTCCCAACAACCTTATGCCATTTGTTCAACAAGTTGCTGTTGGCAGAAGAAAAGAGCTGACAGTTTATGGAACTGATTATAAGACGAAGGATGGTACAGGG GTTCGCGATTACATTCATGTTGTGGATTTAGCAGATGGACACATAGCTGCCTTGCAGAAGCTATCTGATCCTTCCATAG GCTGTGAAGTGTACAACTTGGGAACTGGAAAAGGAACTTCAGTCTTTGAAATGGTAGCTGCATTTGAGAAGGCATCGGGAAAG AAAATTCCACTGGTGATGTCTGGTCGACGCCCTGGAGATGCTGAAATTGTATATGCTGCTACCGAGAAAGCAGAACGTGAATTGAAGTGGAA GGCGAAATATGGCATTGAAGAGATGTGTAGGGATCAGTGGAACTGGGCTAAGAAGAATCCCTATGGCTATGATGGAACTCCGGAATCTAATAATTGTCACTGA
- the LOC132030647 gene encoding UDP-glucose 4-epimerase GEPI48-like isoform X1 — protein sequence MSKSILVTGGAGYIGSHTVLQLLLGGYKTVVIDNLDNSSEIAIKRVKEIAGEYGHNLSFHKVDLRDKPAIEEIFRSNKFDAVIHFAGLKAVGESVEKPLMYYDNNLIGTITLLKVMAAHGCKRLVFSSSATVYGWPKEVPCTEEFPLSAANPYGRTKLFIEEICRDVQNADSEWKIILLRYFNPVGAHPSGKIGEDPRGIPNNLMPFVQQVAVGRRKELTVYGTDYKTKDGTGVRDYIHVVDLADGHIAALQKLSDPSIGCEVYNLGTGKGTSVFEMVAAFEKASGKKIPLVMSGRRPGDAEIVYAATEKAERELKWKAKYGIEEMCRDQWNWAKKNPYGYDGTPESNNCH from the exons ATGTCGAAGAGTATACTTGTGACAGGGGGTGCAGGGTATATTGGGAGTCATACAGTGTTGCAATTGTTGCTTGGTGGATATAAAACTGTTGTGATTGAtaatttggataattcttctgAAATTGCTATTAAAAGGGTTAAAGAAATTGCTGGTGAATATGGCCATAATCTCTCCTTTCataag GTGGATCTTCGTGATAAGCCTGCAATTGAGGAGATTTTCCGGTCTAACAA ATTTGATGCTGTTATCCATTTTGCTGGACTAAAAGCTGTTGGTGAAAGTGTTGAGAAACCTCTGATGTACTATGACAACAACCTTATTGGAACAATTACCCTCTTGAAAGTTATGGCAGCGCATGGATGCAAAAGG CTTGTGTTTTCGTCATCGGCTACTGTTTATGGTTGGCCAAAAGAGGTTCCTTGTACTGAGGAATTCCCCCTGAGTGCTGCAAATCCTTATGGACGGACAAAG CTCTTCATCGAAGAAATATGCCGTGATGTACAAAACGCCGACTCTGAATGGAAAATCATATTGTTGCGGTACTTTAATCCTGTTGGTGCTCATCCAAGTGGCAAAATTGGTGAAGATCCACGAGGAATTCCCAACAACCTTATGCCATTTGTTCAACAAGTTGCTGTTGGCAGAAGAAAAGAGCTGACAGTTTATGGAACTGATTATAAGACGAAGGATGGTACAGGG GTTCGCGATTACATTCATGTTGTGGATTTAGCAGATGGACACATAGCTGCCTTGCAGAAGCTATCTGATCCTTCCATAG GCTGTGAAGTGTACAACTTGGGAACTGGAAAAGGAACTTCAGTCTTTGAAATGGTAGCTGCATTTGAGAAGGCATCGGGAAAG AAAATTCCACTGGTGATGTCTGGTCGACGCCCTGGAGATGCTGAAATTGTATATGCTGCTACCGAGAAAGCAGAACGTGAATTGAAGTGGAA GGCGAAATATGGCATTGAAGAGATGTGTAGGGATCAGTGGAACTGGGCTAAGAAGAATCCCTATGGCTATGATGGAACTCCGGAATCTAATAATTGTCACTGA